One stretch of Leadbetterella byssophila DSM 17132 DNA includes these proteins:
- a CDS encoding ABC transporter permease translates to MKNIFLIIQREYLTRVRKKSFIVMTILGPVLMAALYAGIIWAAISSVNQKKIEVLDESSLFKNKFKNSSTFTFSYREGNLDSLKQNLKASGSDALVYIPANILNEPNSLKIYSEKGVSLELQNNIEREIENEIENIKLTEAGITRSTLEQAKVKVSAETISMKAGEEKKSSATAASVIGGIAAFLIYMAVFIYGAQVMRSITEEKTSRIVEVLISSVKPFELMIGKIIGVALVGLTQFGLWIVLSTAIFTAGGRILADKVTDSTVQSVATAPNAQEVSNDLLPSIMGAVNTLPVGTIILCFILYFIGGYLLYSSLFGAVGSAVDSETDTQQFMLPITIPIIASFAIAQIVIRDPYSPLAVWASMIPFTSPIIMMVRIPFGVPTWQIIVSLSLLIAGFIFTTWVASRIYRIGILMYGKKTTWKELAKWLFYKA, encoded by the coding sequence ATGAAAAATATTTTCCTCATCATTCAAAGGGAATACCTGACCAGAGTTAGAAAAAAGTCCTTTATAGTGATGACCATTTTAGGTCCTGTCCTCATGGCTGCTTTATATGCAGGCATCATTTGGGCAGCCATTTCCTCTGTGAACCAGAAAAAGATTGAGGTTCTAGATGAAAGCTCCTTATTTAAAAACAAGTTCAAGAATTCGTCTACTTTCACCTTTTCTTATAGAGAAGGCAACTTAGATAGTTTAAAGCAGAACCTCAAAGCTAGCGGATCAGATGCCTTGGTATATATCCCTGCTAATATTCTAAACGAGCCTAATTCTCTGAAGATCTACAGTGAAAAGGGAGTATCTCTGGAGTTGCAAAACAATATAGAAAGGGAAATCGAGAACGAGATAGAGAACATTAAGCTTACTGAGGCAGGCATTACTAGAAGTACCTTAGAGCAAGCCAAAGTAAAAGTCTCTGCAGAGACAATAAGTATGAAAGCCGGAGAAGAGAAGAAAAGCTCCGCCACTGCTGCCTCAGTTATTGGGGGGATTGCTGCGTTTTTGATTTACATGGCCGTATTTATTTATGGAGCACAAGTAATGAGGAGTATTACAGAGGAGAAAACCAGCAGGATAGTTGAGGTGTTAATTTCGTCTGTAAAGCCTTTTGAGCTGATGATTGGAAAGATCATTGGGGTAGCTTTAGTGGGATTAACGCAGTTTGGTCTTTGGATTGTGTTAAGTACAGCTATCTTCACTGCCGGCGGAAGGATCTTAGCGGATAAGGTAACAGATTCTACGGTTCAGTCCGTTGCTACTGCACCAAATGCGCAAGAGGTATCTAATGATCTATTGCCTAGTATCATGGGCGCGGTTAATACTTTACCGGTAGGGACCATCATTTTGTGTTTTATCTTATACTTTATTGGAGGCTATCTATTGTATAGTTCACTGTTTGGGGCAGTAGGATCTGCGGTTGACAGTGAAACGGATACTCAGCAATTCATGTTACCTATCACCATTCCCATCATTGCCTCATTTGCTATAGCTCAAATAGTGATTAGGGACCCTTACAGCCCACTTGCTGTCTGGGCTTCCATGATACCATTTACCTCTCCCATCATCATGATGGTAAGAATACCTTTTGGTGTCCCTACTTGGCAAATTATAGTTTCATTAAGTCTATTGATTGCAGGATTTATATTTACCACTTGGGTAGCTTCTAGAATATACAGGATAGGCATACTGATGTATGGCAAAAAGACAACTTGGAAGGAATTAGCCAAGTGGCTTTTTTATAAGGCGTAA
- the ychF gene encoding redox-regulated ATPase YchF, with amino-acid sequence MALRAGIVGLPNVGKSTLFNAVSTSAKAQASNYRFCTIDPNVGLVDVPDTRLDQLAELVNPNRVVPTQIEIVDIAGLVKGASRGEGLGNKFLGNIREVDAIIHVVRCFEDDNVLREEGAINPVSDKEIIDTELQLKDLESVDKKIQRIQKVARVGGDAQAKFELEVLERVKQWLEQGKNVRGMGLSKEEMVAIDDLFLLTVKPTLYVANVDEASMLTGNKYSQALQEVADAEGAEMIVLNNSIEAQIAEMEDPEDKAMFFSEYNMTEPGLHKLIRSAYKLLNLATYFTAGVQEVRAWTIGKGWKAPQAAGVIHTDFEKGFIKAEVISFEDRIKYKTEAACKEAGRLRIEGKEYVVQDGDVMHFRFNV; translated from the coding sequence ATGGCTTTAAGGGCAGGTATTGTAGGCTTACCAAACGTAGGAAAGTCCACTTTGTTTAACGCAGTGAGTACAAGTGCGAAGGCGCAAGCTTCGAATTATCGTTTCTGTACTATCGATCCTAACGTAGGATTAGTGGATGTTCCGGATACTCGTTTGGATCAATTGGCTGAATTAGTCAATCCTAATCGTGTAGTTCCTACTCAAATCGAGATAGTGGATATCGCCGGACTTGTTAAGGGTGCTTCCAGAGGTGAAGGTCTGGGTAACAAGTTTTTGGGGAATATTAGAGAGGTGGATGCCATCATTCACGTGGTCAGATGTTTTGAAGATGACAATGTGTTAAGGGAAGAAGGAGCCATCAATCCGGTGTCTGATAAGGAGATTATAGATACAGAATTACAACTTAAAGATTTAGAATCTGTAGACAAGAAGATTCAGCGTATTCAGAAAGTAGCTCGTGTGGGTGGAGACGCCCAGGCAAAATTTGAATTAGAGGTCCTTGAGCGTGTTAAACAATGGTTAGAGCAAGGTAAAAACGTGAGAGGAATGGGCCTCTCTAAAGAAGAAATGGTGGCCATTGATGACCTTTTCCTTTTAACCGTAAAGCCTACCTTATATGTGGCTAACGTAGATGAGGCTTCTATGTTAACCGGTAATAAATATTCTCAAGCATTGCAAGAAGTGGCAGATGCAGAAGGTGCTGAGATGATTGTATTGAACAATAGTATCGAAGCGCAGATCGCAGAAATGGAAGATCCTGAAGATAAGGCCATGTTCTTTAGCGAATATAATATGACTGAACCGGGTCTGCATAAGTTGATACGTTCAGCCTATAAATTATTAAATCTGGCTACTTACTTTACTGCTGGTGTTCAGGAGGTTAGAGCCTGGACTATTGGAAAAGGATGGAAAGCTCCTCAAGCTGCCGGAGTTATTCACACGGATTTTGAGAAGGGCTTTATCAAAGCTGAGGTAATCTCCTTTGAAGACCGCATCAAATATAAGACAGAGGCGGCTTGTAAAGAAGCCGGAAGACTCCGAATAGAAGGGAAAGAATATGTGGTGCAGGACGGAGATGTAATGCACTTTAGATTTAACGTATAG
- a CDS encoding TldD/PmbA family protein, with protein sequence MAILTKEEAKKIIDKVLSYAKADETAVSIGGRKTGNIRYARNTVSTSGESSNISLSITSFFGKRSGTATINEFDDKSLEKAVRRSEEIAKLAPENPEYVPMLGPQTYKEVKETFADSTAAIDPEYRAKAALASIEICKKKNLTAAGYLEDSAGFNAMGNSKGLFAYNKSTSVDFSVTVRTDDGLGSGYAIQDYNDVSKLNAAASTEIAAQKALASKNTVALEPGKYTVILEPVAAADLIQNMMRSLDARSADEGRSFLSKKGGGTRLGEKLFDERINIYSDPSNPEIPNSGFVMDGRPREKTVWVEKGVVKNLAYSRYWAQKQGVKDVPPPGGFILEGGNESLADLIKGTKKGILVTRFWYIRAVDPQTLLYTGLTRDGTFLIEDGKIKHPIKNFRFNESPVIMLNNVEAMGKPVRVNGSLIPPLKIRDFTFSSLSDAV encoded by the coding sequence ATGGCAATTTTAACGAAAGAAGAAGCAAAGAAAATCATAGATAAGGTTTTGTCTTACGCGAAAGCTGACGAAACCGCTGTATCTATTGGCGGACGAAAAACCGGCAATATCAGATATGCTCGGAACACCGTTTCTACCAGTGGAGAATCTTCTAATATTTCCCTGTCTATTACCTCTTTCTTTGGGAAGAGATCAGGGACGGCTACTATCAATGAGTTTGATGATAAGTCGCTAGAAAAGGCTGTAAGAAGATCAGAGGAGATAGCAAAACTTGCGCCGGAAAACCCGGAGTACGTTCCTATGCTTGGACCTCAAACGTACAAAGAGGTAAAAGAGACTTTCGCTGATAGTACCGCGGCCATTGATCCGGAGTACAGAGCTAAAGCTGCATTAGCCAGTATAGAAATTTGCAAAAAGAAAAATTTGACGGCTGCAGGCTATCTAGAAGACTCTGCGGGCTTTAATGCCATGGGTAACTCAAAAGGTTTGTTTGCTTACAATAAATCTACGTCTGTTGATTTCTCTGTAACAGTAAGAACAGATGATGGCTTGGGTTCAGGGTATGCTATTCAGGATTATAATGATGTTAGTAAGCTAAATGCTGCCGCATCAACTGAAATTGCTGCTCAAAAAGCATTGGCATCAAAGAATACTGTAGCTCTAGAGCCAGGTAAATACACCGTTATCCTTGAGCCCGTGGCTGCTGCAGACTTGATTCAAAACATGATGAGGAGTCTGGATGCTCGTAGTGCTGATGAAGGAAGATCCTTCTTGAGCAAGAAAGGTGGCGGTACTCGTCTAGGTGAGAAGCTTTTTGATGAGCGCATAAATATTTATTCAGATCCTTCTAACCCTGAGATTCCTAATTCCGGTTTTGTCATGGACGGACGTCCAAGAGAAAAGACCGTGTGGGTAGAAAAGGGTGTAGTTAAGAATCTAGCCTATTCTCGTTACTGGGCTCAGAAGCAAGGGGTGAAAGATGTACCTCCTCCGGGTGGATTCATTCTTGAAGGTGGAAATGAATCACTTGCAGATCTGATCAAAGGAACTAAGAAAGGTATTCTGGTAACTCGTTTCTGGTATATCCGTGCCGTTGATCCTCAAACCTTACTATACACAGGTTTGACCAGAGACGGAACTTTCTTGATCGAAGATGGTAAGATCAAACATCCGATCAAAAACTTCCGTTTCAATGAAAGTCCGGTGATCATGTTGAATAACGTGGAAGCTATGGGTAAGCCGGTTCGTGTAAACGGTAGCCTTATTCCGCCATTGAAGATCAGAGACTTTACATTCTCAAGTTTATCTGATGCAGTATAA
- a CDS encoding TldD/PmbA family protein, protein MKRRDFIQWSGMGVGALLGSSIPVIGRPVSLEELMEPRADRALKKRLADVALNVAKSKGATYSDVRIGRYLQQYLFTREKNVQNISNAESYGVGIRVIVNGTWGFAATSDVTPDGVAKCAETAVAIAKANSKIQTEPVNLAPQKGVGEVVWNTPIKKNAFEVPIQEKIDLLLNVNGQAMNNGAAFVTSNLFQINEQKYFASTDGSYIDQDIHRIWPTFTVTVVDKAAGKFKTRDALSSPMGMGYEYLDGLASEKIAGPNGLVGYRNSYDMLEDAILAAKQSKEKVNAKSVVPGKYDLILDPNHLGLTIHESVGHPTELDRVLGYEANYAGTSFATLDKWKTKSFNYGSKIVNIVADKTQPHTLGCVGYDDEGVPCKQWDIIKDGILVNYQATRDQVAILGEKESHGCCYADNWDSVQFQRMPNISLLPGKEKLNIHDMIKGVEKGIYIIGRGSYSIDQQRYNFQFGGQLFYEVKNGEIVGMLDDVAYQSNTQEFWNSCAQICDKDDYRTFGSFFDGKGQPSQVSAVSHGSSTTRFNGVNVINTGRKI, encoded by the coding sequence ATGAAGAGACGGGACTTTATTCAATGGTCCGGTATGGGTGTAGGTGCCCTTCTGGGATCTTCTATACCTGTGATCGGCCGACCGGTATCCCTTGAGGAACTGATGGAACCGCGTGCTGATCGCGCGCTGAAGAAAAGATTAGCGGACGTTGCGCTGAATGTGGCAAAATCAAAAGGTGCCACTTACTCGGATGTGAGGATCGGTCGCTATCTACAACAGTACTTATTCACCAGGGAGAAAAACGTACAAAATATTTCCAATGCTGAATCCTACGGTGTAGGTATCCGCGTAATTGTAAACGGTACATGGGGTTTTGCTGCTACCTCTGATGTTACTCCTGACGGAGTGGCAAAGTGTGCAGAAACTGCTGTAGCTATTGCTAAAGCTAACTCAAAGATCCAAACTGAGCCGGTAAATCTTGCGCCTCAAAAAGGAGTAGGTGAGGTTGTTTGGAATACTCCAATTAAGAAAAATGCCTTTGAAGTTCCCATTCAGGAGAAAATTGATCTTCTTCTAAATGTCAATGGTCAAGCCATGAATAATGGGGCTGCATTTGTGACCTCAAACCTTTTCCAAATCAACGAACAGAAGTATTTCGCTTCTACAGACGGTTCCTATATAGACCAAGACATACATAGAATTTGGCCTACCTTTACCGTAACCGTGGTAGATAAGGCGGCGGGTAAATTCAAGACCCGTGATGCCTTAAGTTCTCCTATGGGTATGGGCTATGAGTATCTGGACGGACTAGCATCTGAAAAGATTGCAGGACCTAATGGTCTAGTAGGTTATAGGAACTCTTATGATATGTTGGAGGACGCCATTTTGGCCGCTAAACAGTCGAAAGAGAAAGTTAATGCTAAGTCTGTAGTACCGGGCAAATATGACCTTATACTTGATCCAAACCATTTAGGATTGACCATTCACGAATCTGTAGGTCACCCTACGGAATTAGACCGTGTATTAGGATACGAAGCGAACTATGCTGGAACTAGTTTTGCTACTTTGGACAAATGGAAAACTAAGAGCTTCAACTACGGTTCTAAGATCGTTAACATCGTAGCAGATAAAACACAACCTCATACCTTGGGATGTGTAGGATATGATGACGAGGGAGTACCTTGTAAGCAGTGGGATATCATAAAGGATGGTATTCTTGTGAACTATCAAGCCACTCGTGATCAGGTAGCCATCTTGGGTGAAAAGGAATCACATGGTTGTTGCTATGCAGACAACTGGGATTCTGTTCAGTTCCAAAGAATGCCTAACATCTCCCTATTGCCTGGTAAAGAGAAATTGAATATCCATGATATGATCAAAGGAGTAGAGAAAGGTATCTACATCATAGGTAGAGGTTCTTACTCTATTGACCAGCAGCGTTACAACTTCCAGTTCGGTGGACAGTTGTTCTATGAAGTGAAGAACGGTGAGATCGTAGGTATGCTTGACGATGTAGCTTATCAATCTAACACTCAGGAATTCTGGAATTCTTGTGCTCAGATTTGTGACAAGGACGATTATCGTACCTTCGGATCCTTCTTCGATGGTAAGGGACAACCCTCACAAGTGAGTGCCGTGTCTCACGGCAGTTCGACCACCCGTTTCAATGGGGTGAACGTAATTAATACCGGACGCAAAATCTAA
- a CDS encoding penicillin-binding protein 1A has protein sequence MGILARFKEFSIRPYLQKGLRSVLSEEKAVQVEIFLSKADQKLDKILYGHLKQQGANYPLIRKIYRIAYWAIGLTLGFFLQLSTNFLWLTGGMPSIEDLQNPKLNQSSVILSSDGKEIGKFFTENRSAVDSSDISVWMFKALIATEDKRFNEHSGIDLKRMASVAFGILTGNTDRGGGSTISQQLAKNLYNTRKKEMRGLLYYVPIVGTFIYKAKEWVTAVQLEKRFTKGEIATMYLNTVDYGNNAFGIKTAAKTYFNKTPDQLDISECAVLVGLQKATTYYNPIRNPENSKKRRNTVLNRLVQNGDLDAKEAEKIMSEDIKLDVNIEDPNDGLGNYFKVALAKQIENWAKENDVDIDIYRDGLKIHTSIDSRMQLYAESAMEQHMRMLQKEFDAQWKDKNPWTYESGDEIPNFIETVAKRTKFYQQLEAKYDGNIDSINYYMNLPMKMKLFSWSGPIEKEISHMDSLRYYKRFLQAGMMACDPYTGHIKAWVGGVDFDHFKYDHVKQGKRQPGSVFKPFVYTAAIDGPMNLGPCDRREDKMVEYKWKENGEEKVWRPKNANGTFTGAHLTLRSALAQSVNSVAVQLVDEMKPRTVIEYAQKMGVKSKLDNVTSIGLGTSDVSLYELVGAYGIFVNEGMYREPILLVKIEDSKGKLIAEFKPKEHQAIRPESAYLMQYMLRGNVEDPGGTGRRMFNYNALFQNGGQVAGKTGTTSNYSDAWYVGFTKDLVCGVWVGGDDRSIHFRGSQGEGAKAALPIFGIFMNKVYTDKELGYKAGPFPKPGVKIEKDYLGCYSTGVEEIESDSLSAAEIDSILTYKNRFKEDTLIKIEKIERPSPARRLDSLRLP, from the coding sequence GTGGGAATATTAGCACGTTTTAAAGAATTCAGTATTCGCCCTTACCTTCAAAAGGGTTTAAGAAGCGTTTTAAGTGAAGAGAAAGCGGTTCAGGTAGAGATCTTTTTGTCTAAAGCCGACCAAAAACTTGATAAAATCTTATACGGTCATTTAAAGCAGCAAGGAGCAAATTATCCTTTGATTCGTAAGATTTACAGAATAGCGTACTGGGCTATAGGACTGACTTTGGGTTTCTTCTTGCAGTTGAGTACAAATTTCTTGTGGCTCACAGGAGGTATGCCCAGTATAGAAGATCTTCAGAACCCAAAACTGAATCAATCCTCCGTGATACTCTCATCAGACGGTAAGGAAATAGGAAAGTTTTTTACAGAAAATCGTTCGGCCGTAGATAGTTCTGATATTTCAGTCTGGATGTTCAAAGCTTTGATAGCTACAGAAGATAAAAGGTTTAATGAACACTCCGGGATAGACCTAAAACGCATGGCTTCAGTGGCCTTTGGGATTCTTACCGGTAATACGGATAGAGGTGGAGGAAGTACTATCTCTCAGCAGTTGGCAAAGAATCTTTATAACACCCGAAAAAAGGAAATGAGAGGGCTGCTGTACTATGTTCCTATAGTAGGCACCTTTATTTATAAGGCCAAAGAATGGGTCACAGCCGTACAATTAGAAAAGAGATTTACCAAAGGCGAAATAGCTACCATGTATCTAAACACCGTGGACTATGGTAATAACGCTTTCGGGATTAAAACCGCTGCTAAGACGTACTTTAATAAGACTCCTGACCAACTGGACATTTCAGAATGTGCCGTATTAGTAGGTTTGCAAAAGGCCACCACCTATTATAACCCCATCCGTAATCCTGAAAATTCTAAGAAACGTAGAAATACCGTTCTGAATAGATTAGTCCAAAATGGAGATTTAGATGCTAAAGAAGCAGAAAAGATAATGTCAGAAGACATCAAATTAGATGTGAACATTGAGGATCCAAATGATGGACTAGGTAATTATTTCAAAGTAGCTTTAGCTAAACAAATCGAGAACTGGGCTAAAGAAAATGACGTAGATATTGACATCTATAGAGATGGACTTAAAATACACACCAGTATAGATAGTAGAATGCAGCTTTATGCAGAATCTGCTATGGAGCAACATATGCGCATGCTTCAAAAAGAATTTGATGCTCAGTGGAAAGATAAGAATCCATGGACCTACGAAAGCGGTGACGAGATCCCGAACTTCATAGAGACCGTAGCCAAAAGGACAAAATTCTATCAGCAATTAGAAGCGAAATATGACGGAAATATAGATTCCATCAACTACTACATGAATCTTCCCATGAAGATGAAGTTGTTCAGTTGGTCAGGCCCCATAGAGAAAGAAATCTCCCACATGGACTCTCTACGTTATTATAAACGCTTTTTGCAAGCGGGTATGATGGCTTGTGATCCTTATACCGGACATATCAAAGCTTGGGTAGGGGGAGTTGATTTTGATCATTTTAAATATGATCATGTAAAACAGGGTAAGCGTCAGCCCGGCTCTGTTTTCAAGCCTTTTGTGTATACGGCAGCCATAGATGGCCCTATGAATTTAGGTCCTTGCGATAGACGTGAAGATAAAATGGTGGAGTATAAGTGGAAAGAGAATGGAGAGGAAAAGGTTTGGAGACCAAAAAATGCCAATGGTACGTTCACTGGAGCCCACCTGACCCTAAGATCTGCATTGGCGCAGTCCGTGAATTCGGTGGCTGTCCAACTGGTAGACGAAATGAAACCTCGCACCGTGATTGAATACGCTCAGAAAATGGGTGTCAAATCCAAGTTAGATAATGTGACATCTATAGGCTTAGGTACCTCAGATGTTTCCCTGTACGAATTAGTGGGAGCTTATGGCATATTTGTGAACGAAGGTATGTACAGAGAACCCATTCTACTAGTAAAAATAGAAGATAGTAAAGGAAAACTGATTGCTGAATTCAAACCGAAGGAGCATCAGGCCATCCGACCAGAATCAGCGTACCTAATGCAATACATGCTCAGAGGAAACGTGGAGGATCCAGGAGGAACAGGTAGAAGAATGTTTAACTACAATGCTTTGTTTCAGAATGGTGGCCAAGTAGCAGGTAAGACAGGTACTACCTCTAATTATTCTGATGCATGGTATGTGGGCTTTACTAAGGATCTGGTTTGCGGTGTATGGGTAGGTGGAGATGACAGGAGTATTCACTTCAGAGGTAGTCAAGGTGAAGGTGCAAAGGCGGCTTTGCCTATATTCGGTATTTTCATGAATAAGGTTTATACGGATAAGGAACTGGGATATAAAGCGGGACCATTCCCTAAACCTGGAGTTAAGATTGAGAAAGACTACTTAGGATGTTACTCTACAGGAGTGGAAGAGATAGAATCTGATAGTTTAAGTGCTGCAGAAATAGATTCAATTCTGACCTATAAAAACAGGTTCAAAGAAGATACACTCATTAAGATCGAGAAGATTGAACGGCCTAGTCCCGCAAGGCGCTTAGATAGTTTACGTTTGCCATAA
- a CDS encoding ABC transporter ATP-binding protein produces the protein MSDTILEVKNVVKNYSNHRALDNVSLSVPKGVIYGLLGPNGAGKTSLIRIVNQITGPDEGTVLFDGKPLHPDNIYDIGYLPEERGLYKKMKVGEQLLYLARLKGLTKDQAMEKLKEWFIKFDIKTWWDKNVEDLSKGMQQKIQFVATVLHQPKLIILDEPFSGFDPINASLIKDEILELKEKGSTIIFSTHRMESVEELCDYIGLINKSKKVLEGKKSEIKQQFKPNTFSVEYTGQINMENQTFEVLNSICHSDGLISSTLKAKSEFTSTDILRELLSQVHIVAFREDVASMNDVFLKSVKNSN, from the coding sequence ATGTCCGATACTATCCTTGAGGTAAAGAATGTTGTAAAAAACTACTCGAACCACAGAGCCCTGGACAATGTCAGTTTAAGCGTACCAAAAGGTGTAATTTATGGCTTATTAGGTCCTAATGGAGCCGGTAAAACCTCACTTATCCGCATTGTTAATCAAATCACCGGCCCAGATGAAGGAACGGTACTTTTTGATGGTAAACCCTTACATCCGGATAATATATATGACATTGGCTACCTTCCTGAAGAACGGGGATTATACAAAAAGATGAAAGTTGGAGAACAATTGCTTTATCTAGCCAGGTTAAAAGGTCTTACAAAGGACCAAGCCATGGAAAAGTTAAAGGAATGGTTCATCAAATTTGACATCAAGACCTGGTGGGACAAAAATGTGGAAGACCTTAGTAAGGGTATGCAGCAAAAAATCCAATTTGTAGCTACAGTCTTACATCAACCTAAACTCATCATCCTAGATGAGCCTTTTTCTGGCTTTGACCCTATAAATGCGAGTTTGATCAAAGATGAAATTTTGGAACTGAAAGAGAAAGGTTCTACTATCATCTTCTCCACCCACAGAATGGAATCAGTAGAAGAACTATGTGATTACATAGGCTTGATCAATAAATCTAAGAAGGTTCTTGAAGGCAAAAAGTCTGAGATCAAACAGCAATTCAAGCCAAACACCTTCTCTGTGGAATACACGGGTCAAATAAATATGGAGAATCAAACATTTGAAGTATTGAACAGCATTTGCCACTCAGACGGTTTAATTTCATCCACTTTAAAAGCTAAGTCAGAATTTACCTCTACTGATATTCTTAGAGAACTTCTTTCTCAAGTGCATATCGTGGCATTCCGAGAAGATGTAGCTTCCATGAATGATGTCTTCCTTAAATCAGTTAAAAATTCTAACTAG
- a CDS encoding peptide MFS transporter codes for MREKTFLGHPVGLFVLFFTEMGERFSFYGMKAILFLYLIKGVEDGALGLPEDLAGAIFGLYAAAVYILTLPGGWIADNLIGQKKAIWWGGIIIMIGHILLAIPGSNAYFFAGLVSVAFGTGLLKANISSIVGDLYPEGGAKRDSAFSIFYMGINSGSLLGMIIVGYLGEKIGWHYGFGAAAFAMFIGLIVFRSFRGPLKHVGNEPEVKGSPNFLYALAAILLIIFLILYFEVISLVEFTNYMQYVVPLLTVLYFAYIGFFDSSLTVAEKKRVAVLFIFFVGAAVFWSGFEQSSTTLTIFAERYTDRHIFDWEMPASWLQSANSFFILIFSAVFAALWIFLAKKKMNPSTPLKFGLGLFNLALAFFVLFTASKLVLDGTKANVGWLLLTYLLFTLGELCVSPVGLSTYTKLAPRKYYSQMMGLWFVAASLGNLIAGLFAGNFTVDAVNDIPGLFLQVCLISLGIGLILAVFSGPIKRWMGGIE; via the coding sequence ATGCGTGAGAAAACCTTTTTAGGACATCCCGTAGGACTATTTGTCCTGTTTTTTACGGAGATGGGGGAACGGTTTAGTTTCTATGGCATGAAAGCCATCCTATTTTTGTATTTGATCAAAGGAGTAGAAGACGGGGCCCTTGGGCTTCCTGAAGATTTAGCGGGGGCGATATTTGGTCTATACGCTGCTGCCGTGTATATCTTAACCTTGCCCGGCGGGTGGATTGCAGATAACTTAATTGGCCAGAAAAAAGCGATATGGTGGGGAGGTATTATCATCATGATCGGTCACATCCTTTTAGCCATTCCGGGGTCTAATGCCTACTTCTTTGCAGGCTTAGTAAGTGTAGCATTTGGTACCGGATTGTTAAAAGCAAATATCAGCTCCATCGTAGGAGACCTCTATCCGGAAGGAGGTGCGAAACGTGATTCCGCATTCTCCATCTTCTATATGGGAATCAACAGCGGTTCTTTACTAGGAATGATCATTGTAGGGTATTTGGGTGAAAAGATTGGTTGGCATTATGGATTTGGAGCTGCGGCCTTTGCCATGTTCATTGGATTAATTGTTTTCAGAAGTTTTAGGGGACCACTAAAACATGTAGGTAACGAGCCGGAAGTAAAAGGTAGTCCGAATTTCCTTTATGCATTAGCGGCTATCTTGTTAATCATCTTCCTAATACTGTACTTTGAGGTGATCTCCTTAGTAGAGTTTACCAATTACATGCAATACGTAGTTCCACTCTTGACCGTATTGTACTTTGCATACATTGGTTTCTTTGATTCTTCGTTGACGGTTGCGGAAAAGAAAAGAGTTGCGGTTCTATTTATATTCTTCGTAGGTGCGGCGGTGTTCTGGTCGGGATTTGAGCAGTCTAGCACTACTTTAACCATCTTTGCTGAAAGATACACTGATCGCCATATTTTTGATTGGGAAATGCCGGCTTCCTGGTTACAGTCAGCGAACTCCTTCTTTATCCTAATTTTCTCCGCTGTGTTTGCAGCCCTTTGGATATTCTTAGCTAAGAAGAAGATGAACCCGTCTACTCCCTTGAAATTCGGTCTAGGCCTCTTCAATTTGGCATTGGCCTTCTTTGTATTATTTACGGCTAGTAAATTAGTTCTAGATGGTACAAAAGCAAATGTGGGCTGGTTACTTCTTACCTATTTACTTTTCACTTTGGGAGAGTTATGCGTGAGTCCGGTAGGATTAAGTACCTATACAAAGCTTGCCCCTAGAAAATACTACTCCCAAATGATGGGCTTATGGTTTGTGGCGGCCTCTTTGGGTAATTTGATTGCCGGACTGTTTGCTGGAAACTTTACGGTTGATGCTGTAAATGATATACCTGGATTATTCTTACAGGTGTGCTTAATCAGCTTAGGTATTGGTTTGATATTAGCGGTATTCTCCGGTCCCATTAAACGTTGGATGGGAGGTATAGAATAA